From Kineosporia succinea, the proteins below share one genomic window:
- a CDS encoding DUF4832 domain-containing protein: MRYTKRVLAGTLAGLVLCGGLAINASAAEPSTVTYRASDATIANPERGFYKHTETHSTGYQALSAETLKGYREQGITQILRVFYLEDFVSADLSADYLAKVQKDLDTAREAGVSVIVRFAYAQGGDWPYSPPYGDASLDTVLGHIDQLEPVFHDNADVIALVQQGFIGLWGEGYYTDHFVANPADPGVVTEADWDKRNAVVKALLEAVPDERMVAARTMFSKQQYVGSATALTGEQAFDGSDQARLGHHNDCFLASADDFGTFLSDPITLDQEYLEQDSQYLPVGGETCGVNAPRSEWASASAEMARYHYSYLNRDYNTDVLNSWGADGLEATAKNLGYRVVLQQSSVENDTVSVTLVNQGWAAPYNERTAKLVLKSGDSTVAVDFESDADVRTWRPGQPVTLTGSVDEAPAGTYEVYLSIPSAQAEENPDYAIQTANTGTWDPSTGLNDLNQKVTVG, from the coding sequence ATGCGATACACCAAGCGGGTTCTGGCCGGCACCCTCGCCGGACTGGTGCTGTGCGGTGGACTGGCGATCAACGCGTCGGCAGCCGAACCGAGCACCGTGACCTACCGGGCGAGCGACGCGACGATCGCCAATCCCGAACGGGGCTTCTACAAACACACCGAGACCCACAGCACCGGATACCAGGCGCTGAGTGCGGAAACCCTGAAAGGCTACCGCGAGCAGGGCATCACGCAGATCCTGCGGGTCTTCTACCTGGAAGACTTCGTCAGCGCCGACCTGAGTGCCGACTACCTGGCCAAGGTACAGAAAGACCTGGACACCGCCCGGGAGGCCGGGGTCTCGGTGATCGTGCGCTTCGCGTACGCGCAGGGTGGTGACTGGCCCTACAGCCCGCCCTACGGCGACGCCTCGCTCGACACCGTGCTCGGCCACATCGACCAGCTGGAGCCGGTGTTCCACGACAACGCCGACGTGATCGCGCTCGTGCAGCAGGGTTTCATCGGTCTGTGGGGCGAGGGCTACTACACCGACCACTTCGTGGCGAACCCGGCTGACCCGGGTGTGGTCACCGAGGCCGACTGGGACAAGCGCAACGCGGTGGTGAAGGCCCTGCTCGAGGCGGTACCCGACGAGCGCATGGTGGCGGCCCGCACGATGTTCTCGAAGCAGCAGTACGTGGGGTCGGCCACGGCCCTGACCGGTGAGCAGGCGTTCGACGGCAGCGACCAGGCGCGCCTGGGTCACCACAACGACTGCTTCCTGGCCTCCGCCGACGACTTCGGCACGTTCCTGTCCGACCCGATCACCCTCGACCAGGAGTACCTGGAGCAGGACAGCCAGTACCTGCCCGTGGGGGGTGAGACCTGTGGCGTGAACGCCCCGCGTTCGGAGTGGGCCAGCGCGTCCGCCGAAATGGCGCGCTACCACTACAGTTACCTCAACCGCGACTACAACACCGACGTGCTGAACTCGTGGGGGGCCGACGGGCTGGAGGCGACGGCCAAGAACCTCGGTTACCGCGTCGTCCTCCAGCAGAGCTCGGTCGAGAACGACACGGTCTCGGTGACCCTGGTGAACCAGGGCTGGGCCGCGCCGTACAACGAGCGCACCGCGAAGCTGGTTCTCAAGAGCGGTGATTCGACCGTCGCGGTCGATTTCGAGAGCGATGCCGATGTGCGGACGTGGCGGCCGGGTCAGCCGGTCACGCTCACCGGGTCGGTGGACGAGGCGCCCGCGGGCACCTACGAGGTCTACCTCTCGATCCCGTCGGCCCAGGCGGAGGAGAACCCGGACTACGCCATCCAGACGGCCAACACCGGTACGTGGGACCCGTCGACCGGGCTGAACGACCTGAACCAGAAGGTCACGGTCGGCTGA
- a CDS encoding NAD(P)-dependent oxidoreductase, translating into MIEASDNAPIVALLGTGTMGLGMGLNIARAGLSLRAWNRTPAKAEPLAAEGAVVAASAAEAVEGADVVVTMLFDADSVASAIGAAAGSLKPGTTWIQTSTVGVEGHDRLAALAREHGLVLVDAPVLGTKGPAEQGALTVLASGPDSARPVVTPVFEAIGSRTMWVGEAGAGTRLKLVANGWVLTVLDGVAQSLKTAEAFGLDPALFLEAVKGSAVDAAYVGLKGRAMLNDSYEPSFALSGAVKDAGLIVDGARAAGADPAFVAVALEHLARAERAGHGDKDMGAVYLGY; encoded by the coding sequence GTGATTGAAGCCTCCGACAACGCACCCATCGTCGCCCTCCTCGGCACCGGCACCATGGGCCTCGGCATGGGCCTGAACATCGCCCGTGCGGGCCTGTCCCTGCGCGCCTGGAACCGCACCCCGGCCAAGGCCGAGCCCCTGGCCGCGGAGGGCGCCGTGGTGGCCGCCTCCGCCGCCGAGGCGGTGGAGGGCGCGGACGTGGTGGTCACCATGCTGTTCGACGCCGACAGCGTGGCCTCCGCGATCGGGGCCGCCGCCGGGTCGCTGAAGCCCGGCACCACCTGGATCCAGACCAGCACGGTCGGGGTCGAGGGCCACGACCGGCTGGCCGCGCTGGCCCGGGAGCACGGCCTGGTGCTCGTCGACGCCCCCGTGCTGGGCACCAAGGGCCCGGCCGAGCAGGGCGCGCTGACGGTGCTGGCCTCCGGCCCGGACTCGGCCCGGCCGGTGGTGACGCCGGTGTTCGAGGCGATCGGCTCGCGCACGATGTGGGTCGGCGAGGCCGGCGCCGGCACCCGGCTCAAGCTGGTGGCCAACGGCTGGGTGCTGACCGTGCTCGACGGGGTGGCGCAGTCGCTGAAGACGGCGGAGGCGTTCGGGCTCGACCCGGCGCTGTTCCTGGAGGCCGTGAAGGGCTCGGCGGTGGACGCGGCGTACGTCGGACTCAAGGGCCGGGCCATGCTGAATGACTCGTACGAGCCGTCTTTCGCGCTCAGCGGCGCGGTGAAGGACGCCGGGCTGATCGTGGACGGCGCCCGCGCGGCCGGGGCCGACCCGGCGTTCGTGGCGGTGGCCCTCGAGCACCTGGCCCGCGCCGAGCGGGCCGGGCACGGGGACAAGGACATGGGCGCGGTGTACCTGGGGTACTGA
- the otsB gene encoding trehalose-phosphatase, translated as MSQQSQTSDSDQGSDLVVVANRLPVDRKVAADGTATWKPSPGGLVSALEPVMQRNSGAWVGWTGQPGDAPEPFEARGIHLIPVELSKKDVEDFYEGMSNGALWPLYHDVIAQPQFHRHWWESYVRVNRRFAEKAAENSAENALVWVQDYQLQLVPQMLRALRPDLRIAFFNHIPFPPYEIFAQLPWRRQVLDGLLGADQLGFQRPADANNFLRACRRNGLATRRGLVHLPAEPRFGSPDHHPSREVRAAAFPISIDAEQVAALGQRPDIQERAREIRRELGDPKVVLLGVDRLDYTKGILHRLKAVEELFAEEVLSPPDAVLVQVATPSRDRVEEYEKMKRDVEVTVGRINGDYGQLGHPAVHYLHQSQDREELAALYLAADVMLVTPLRDGMNLVAKEYVATRHDEQGALVLSEFAGAAIELPQAFLINPHDIDGVKAAIVRAAGLSPREATRRMRAMRRRVFEFDVARWASTFLKVAASAAEPSTPGRVTTPPTESIELSAILAAAEAKNDPAAAEARAENDATQQVSVDEGRTHYEAGNFPDYDDKDLDDTEGLEEPGHVLDDPLVLIDPEDRRSPLSLGLVTALEGFAMHPSLLIALDFDGVISPIVPDPDAARPLPRALQHLNELSKMPGVRVALVSGRRLDDLERVATPPARALLVGSHGAEFRDPLGDSSVTAPLDAASKELLAKATAEMEAISARHPGTHVEVKPTGVVLHTRRAERPVAAQATQEALDGVATWTGIHLTHGKEVVELSVVSVTKGTALRRLRSVTGADAVLYAGDDVTDERAFAVLRSEAGDVSVRVGSGETRADHRLGSPHEVATMLGLLVDLCGE; from the coding sequence GTGTCGCAGCAGTCGCAGACCTCCGATTCCGACCAAGGCAGCGACCTCGTGGTGGTCGCGAACCGCCTCCCCGTCGACCGCAAGGTCGCCGCCGACGGCACCGCCACCTGGAAGCCGAGCCCGGGTGGCCTGGTCTCGGCGCTCGAGCCGGTCATGCAGCGCAACTCCGGTGCCTGGGTGGGGTGGACCGGTCAGCCCGGCGACGCGCCCGAGCCGTTCGAGGCCCGCGGCATCCACCTGATCCCGGTCGAGCTCAGCAAGAAAGACGTCGAGGACTTCTACGAGGGCATGTCCAACGGCGCTCTCTGGCCGCTCTACCACGACGTGATCGCGCAGCCGCAGTTCCACCGGCACTGGTGGGAGTCGTACGTGCGGGTCAACCGCCGCTTCGCCGAGAAGGCCGCGGAGAACTCGGCCGAGAACGCCCTGGTCTGGGTGCAGGACTACCAGCTCCAGCTGGTGCCGCAGATGCTCCGCGCCCTGCGTCCCGACCTGCGCATCGCGTTCTTCAACCACATCCCGTTCCCGCCCTACGAGATCTTCGCCCAGTTGCCCTGGCGGCGGCAGGTTCTCGACGGCCTGCTGGGCGCCGACCAGCTCGGCTTCCAGCGCCCGGCCGACGCCAACAACTTCCTGCGCGCCTGCCGTCGCAACGGCCTGGCCACCCGCCGGGGCCTGGTGCACCTGCCGGCCGAGCCGCGCTTCGGCAGTCCCGACCACCACCCCTCGCGCGAGGTCCGGGCCGCGGCCTTCCCGATCTCGATCGACGCCGAGCAGGTCGCCGCGCTCGGGCAGCGCCCCGACATCCAGGAGCGCGCCCGCGAGATCCGGCGCGAGCTGGGCGATCCCAAGGTGGTGCTGCTCGGCGTCGACCGCCTCGACTACACCAAGGGCATCCTGCACCGGCTCAAGGCCGTGGAGGAGCTCTTCGCCGAGGAGGTGCTCAGCCCGCCCGACGCGGTCCTGGTCCAGGTGGCCACGCCGAGCCGCGACCGGGTCGAGGAGTACGAGAAGATGAAGCGCGACGTGGAGGTGACGGTCGGGCGCATCAACGGCGACTACGGCCAGCTCGGTCACCCCGCCGTGCACTACCTGCACCAGTCGCAGGACCGCGAGGAGCTCGCGGCGCTCTACCTGGCCGCCGACGTCATGCTGGTCACCCCGCTGCGCGACGGCATGAACCTGGTGGCCAAGGAGTACGTGGCCACCAGGCACGACGAGCAGGGCGCCCTGGTGCTGAGCGAGTTCGCGGGCGCCGCGATCGAGCTGCCGCAGGCCTTCCTCATCAACCCGCACGACATCGACGGGGTGAAGGCCGCCATCGTGCGCGCCGCCGGCCTGTCCCCGCGCGAGGCCACCCGCCGCATGCGGGCCATGCGCCGCCGGGTGTTCGAGTTCGACGTGGCCCGCTGGGCCTCGACCTTCCTCAAGGTCGCGGCCTCGGCCGCCGAGCCGTCGACGCCGGGCCGGGTCACCACCCCGCCCACCGAGAGCATCGAGCTGTCGGCCATTCTCGCGGCCGCCGAGGCCAAGAACGACCCGGCGGCGGCCGAGGCGCGGGCCGAGAACGACGCCACCCAGCAGGTGTCGGTCGACGAGGGCCGCACGCACTATGAGGCGGGCAACTTCCCCGACTACGACGACAAGGACCTCGACGACACCGAGGGCCTGGAGGAGCCGGGGCACGTCCTCGACGACCCGCTGGTCCTGATCGACCCCGAAGACCGGCGCTCGCCGTTGTCTCTCGGGCTCGTCACCGCCCTCGAGGGCTTCGCCATGCACCCCTCGCTGCTGATCGCCCTCGACTTCGACGGGGTGATCTCGCCGATCGTGCCCGACCCCGACGCGGCCCGTCCGCTTCCCCGGGCGCTGCAGCACCTCAACGAGCTGTCGAAGATGCCCGGCGTGCGGGTGGCGCTGGTCTCCGGGCGCCGTCTCGACGACCTGGAACGGGTGGCCACGCCGCCGGCCCGGGCTCTGCTGGTGGGCAGCCACGGCGCCGAGTTCCGCGACCCGCTGGGCGATTCGTCGGTCACCGCGCCGCTCGACGCGGCGAGCAAGGAGCTCCTGGCCAAGGCGACCGCCGAGATGGAGGCCATCAGCGCCCGGCACCCGGGCACGCACGTCGAGGTCAAGCCGACCGGCGTGGTGCTGCACACCCGCCGGGCCGAGCGCCCGGTGGCGGCCCAGGCCACCCAGGAGGCCCTCGACGGGGTCGCCACCTGGACCGGCATCCACCTCACCCACGGCAAGGAAGTCGTTGAGCTGTCGGTGGTCTCGGTGACCAAGGGCACCGCCCTGCGGCGTCTGCGGTCGGTCACCGGGGCCGACGCGGTGCTCTACGCCGGTGACGACGTGACCGACGAGCGGGCCTTCGCGGTGCTGCGCTCCGAGGCGGGAGACGTGTCGGTGCGCGTGGGTTCGGGGGAGACCCGGGCCGACCACCGGCTCGGCTCGCCGCACGAGGTCGCCACCATGCTCGGGCTCCTGGTCGATCTGTGCGGCGAATAG
- a CDS encoding C40 family peptidase, with translation MRDTAAALALASALIGGTALSAAADEPIPGQDDVRRAQQHTDEVQSRVDAIQAQLKASAQRVEAANVALSEAAENYDYAQVKLQEAGKAADAAQAVAADANTKLDGAQEDVGRLAAQTYRSGGQLADLNVLLSPQGTDEVLEHASMMQVLAGQQQRTVRRADSARVVANSLTAQAAQALERRQAAADELEKTKEAAQQKAAAAQAALADDTKQKNALLTELAAARRTSVQVERQREEGLRRQADERREAAARAAREAAREAADRESAAAKDDNDGGGSSSGGSTSSGGSGNSGGSGSGGSASSGGSGGSRSSGSSSAGGSAVSWAKGKLGLPYLWGGEGPGSYDCSGLVMKAWAQAGVSLPHSSRLQYQSVQHISYDSMRPGDLIFFGTNTSNPSSIHHVAMYIGGGQMIEAPYTGAFVRIVPVRTSEAMPYAGRP, from the coding sequence GTGCGCGACACGGCTGCGGCCCTCGCGCTGGCGAGTGCCCTCATCGGGGGCACGGCGCTGAGCGCGGCCGCCGACGAGCCGATCCCGGGCCAGGACGACGTGCGCCGGGCCCAGCAGCACACCGACGAGGTGCAGTCGCGGGTCGACGCGATCCAGGCCCAGCTGAAGGCCTCGGCCCAGCGGGTGGAGGCCGCGAATGTCGCGCTCAGCGAGGCCGCCGAGAACTACGACTACGCCCAGGTCAAGCTGCAGGAGGCGGGCAAGGCCGCGGACGCCGCGCAGGCGGTGGCCGCCGACGCCAACACCAAGCTCGACGGCGCCCAGGAAGACGTGGGCCGGCTGGCCGCCCAGACCTACCGCTCCGGCGGGCAGCTGGCCGACCTGAACGTGCTCCTGTCGCCGCAGGGCACCGACGAGGTGCTCGAGCACGCCTCGATGATGCAGGTGCTGGCCGGTCAGCAGCAGCGCACGGTGCGCCGCGCCGACTCCGCGCGGGTGGTGGCGAACAGCCTCACCGCCCAGGCCGCCCAGGCCCTCGAGCGCCGCCAGGCCGCCGCCGACGAGCTGGAGAAGACCAAGGAGGCGGCGCAGCAGAAGGCCGCCGCCGCCCAGGCCGCCCTGGCCGACGACACGAAGCAGAAGAACGCGCTGCTCACCGAGCTGGCCGCCGCCCGCCGCACCTCGGTGCAGGTCGAGCGGCAGCGCGAGGAGGGGCTGCGCCGGCAGGCCGACGAACGGCGTGAGGCTGCGGCCCGGGCCGCCCGGGAGGCCGCCCGCGAAGCCGCTGACCGCGAATCCGCGGCGGCGAAGGACGACAACGACGGTGGCGGAAGCAGTTCCGGCGGTTCGACCAGCTCCGGCGGGTCCGGTAACTCGGGTGGGTCCGGCTCGGGCGGGTCGGCCAGTTCGGGCGGGTCGGGCGGGTCGAGGAGTTCGGGCAGCAGCTCGGCCGGTGGCAGCGCGGTGTCCTGGGCCAAGGGCAAGCTCGGCCTGCCCTACCTCTGGGGCGGCGAGGGGCCGGGCAGCTACGACTGCTCGGGTCTGGTGATGAAAGCCTGGGCGCAGGCCGGGGTTTCGCTGCCGCACTCGTCCCGGCTGCAGTACCAGTCGGTGCAGCACATCTCCTACGACAGCATGCGTCCCGGCGACCTGATCTTCTTCGGCACCAACACGAGCAACCCCTCGAGCATCCACCACGTCGCGATGTACATCGGCGGCGGGCAGATGATCGAAGCGCCGTACACGGGCGCATTCGTGCGCATCGTGCCGGTGCGCACCTCCGAAGCCATGCCCTACGCGGGCCGCCCCTGA
- a CDS encoding nucleobase:cation symporter-2 family protein: MDGTVRKHPVDEVLPIPRLAVLGLQHVLIMYTGCVTVPLVFGAAVGLDTSTIGLLINADLLVAGVITIIQALGVGRVLGVRLPVVAGATFAGVSPMILIASNHGLQAVYGSMLAAGVFGLLIATPFARVVRFFPPVVTGTVITIIGLSVINVAAGLILGPDPAADDYAQPVNLAIGFGVVLVIVLVTRFVRGLLGQLAVMIGLVLGTAVVGVRGDLDFSSVGDADWVGFAAPFHFGAPEFPPAAVIAMCVVMLVIFTESTADMLTVSKLVGKDLTRSDLRRGLMADGLSGVLAGFFNSFLDTVFAQNIGLLSVTRVRSRYVAATAGLFLVLLGLVPKMGEVIASLPGPVIGGAGLVMFGTVAAVGIRTLAEVEYEGTHNLTLVSVSLGLGLLPVAAPTAFVNLPEAFQTIAGNAITATAVTAFLLNLLLNHTGRFAPAGPMDSGVSVDAQAPAPVLDLGDVDRREP; this comes from the coding sequence GTGGACGGCACAGTGAGGAAGCACCCGGTCGACGAGGTGCTGCCGATACCGCGGCTGGCGGTGCTGGGTCTTCAGCACGTGCTCATCATGTACACCGGGTGCGTCACGGTGCCGCTGGTGTTCGGGGCGGCCGTCGGGCTCGACACGAGCACGATCGGCCTGCTGATCAACGCCGACCTGCTGGTGGCCGGCGTGATCACGATCATCCAGGCGCTCGGCGTGGGCCGGGTCCTGGGCGTGCGGCTGCCGGTGGTGGCGGGCGCGACCTTCGCCGGGGTGAGCCCGATGATCCTCATCGCCTCGAACCACGGGCTGCAGGCGGTCTACGGCTCGATGCTCGCGGCGGGTGTGTTCGGCCTGCTGATCGCCACCCCGTTCGCGCGCGTGGTGCGGTTCTTCCCACCGGTGGTGACGGGCACGGTGATCACGATCATCGGCCTGTCGGTGATCAACGTGGCGGCCGGGCTGATCCTCGGGCCGGACCCGGCGGCCGACGACTACGCGCAGCCGGTCAACCTGGCCATCGGGTTCGGCGTGGTGCTGGTGATCGTGCTGGTGACCCGCTTCGTGCGTGGGTTGCTCGGCCAGCTCGCCGTCATGATCGGCCTGGTGCTCGGTACCGCCGTCGTGGGCGTCCGCGGCGACCTGGACTTCTCCTCGGTCGGCGACGCGGACTGGGTGGGCTTCGCCGCACCGTTCCACTTCGGCGCCCCGGAGTTCCCGCCCGCCGCCGTGATCGCGATGTGCGTGGTGATGCTCGTGATCTTCACCGAGTCCACCGCCGACATGCTGACCGTGAGCAAGCTGGTGGGTAAGGATCTCACCCGCTCCGACCTGCGCCGCGGGCTGATGGCCGACGGCCTCTCGGGCGTGCTCGCGGGCTTCTTCAACTCGTTCCTCGACACCGTCTTCGCCCAGAACATCGGGCTTCTCAGTGTCACCCGGGTGCGCAGTCGCTACGTCGCCGCGACGGCCGGTCTCTTTCTCGTGCTGCTCGGTCTGGTGCCGAAGATGGGCGAGGTGATCGCCTCGCTGCCCGGGCCGGTGATCGGAGGCGCGGGCCTGGTGATGTTCGGCACGGTGGCCGCCGTCGGCATCCGCACGCTGGCCGAGGTGGAGTACGAGGGCACGCACAACCTCACGCTGGTGTCGGTCTCACTCGGGTTGGGGCTGCTGCCGGTGGCGGCGCCGACCGCGTTCGTGAACCTGCCCGAGGCGTTCCAGACCATCGCCGGCAACGCGATCACGGCGACCGCGGTGACGGCGTTCCTCCTCAACCTGCTCCTCAACCACACCGGCCGGTTCGCGCCCGCCGGGCCGATGGACTCCGGCGTGAGCGTCGACGCCCAGGCCCCGGCCCCGGTGCTCGACCTGGGTGATGTTGATCGCAGGGAGCCGTGA
- a CDS encoding inorganic diphosphatase, with amino-acid sequence MDFDVTIEIPKGQRNKYEVDHESGRIRLDRMLFTATRYPADYGFIDNTLGEDGDPLDALVLLEEPTFPGCLVKCRAIGMFHMRDEKGGDDKILCIPSGDPRLEVFQELEDVNEFYRLEIQHFFETYKDLEPGKSVEDAAWASRAAAEAEIENSRKRLIDAQAKGLAH; translated from the coding sequence GTGGACTTCGACGTCACCATCGAGATTCCCAAGGGACAGCGGAACAAGTACGAGGTCGACCACGAGTCCGGCCGAATCCGCCTGGACCGCATGCTCTTCACCGCTACGCGCTACCCGGCGGACTACGGCTTCATCGACAACACGCTCGGTGAGGACGGCGACCCGCTGGACGCGCTGGTCCTGCTCGAGGAGCCGACCTTCCCCGGCTGCCTGGTGAAGTGCCGGGCCATCGGCATGTTCCACATGCGCGACGAGAAGGGCGGCGACGACAAGATCCTGTGCATCCCGTCGGGCGACCCCCGCCTCGAGGTCTTCCAGGAGCTGGAGGACGTGAACGAGTTCTACCGCCTCGAGATCCAGCACTTCTTCGAGACCTACAAGGACCTCGAGCCGGGCAAGTCGGTCGAGGACGCCGCCTGGGCCAGCCGCGCCGCCGCGGAGGCCGAGATCGAGAACTCGCGCAAGCGACTCATCGACGCGCAGGCCAAGGGCCTGGCGCACTGA
- the dacB gene encoding D-alanyl-D-alanine carboxypeptidase/D-alanyl-D-alanine endopeptidase, which yields MSKLMASKDLGKSVSVDVLDPLTGEHLLSRSAADARTPASTAKLLTTAAALSALGAHATLPTTALGDGETVYLVGGGDVLLGAGKSDEDAVVGHAGLATLAEQTASALKAAGTTSVTVALDDGLFEGSPMAPGWAQSDVTNGYVAPLYSVEISAGRLKEGNYVPRSKDPGMAAAQVFAKALAHEGIKVARKIPREDPPQASTRLGEVRSASVGDQVEFTLDHSDNTVAEALGRLVAIERGEGATFADTGPAVLAELAEHDVAVEGATLADGSGLSAESRIPVQTLTAVLALAAGDDGTDLRPMLTGMPIAGVSGTLSERFESAAESGSTGLVRAKTGTLSGVSSLAGTLVDADGRYLVFAVMADRVPSTAAAREALDRFANGLVGCGCSDS from the coding sequence ATGAGCAAGCTGATGGCGAGCAAGGACCTCGGCAAGTCGGTCTCGGTCGACGTGCTCGACCCGCTCACCGGCGAGCACCTGCTCAGCCGCTCCGCCGCCGACGCCCGCACACCGGCGTCCACCGCGAAGCTGCTCACCACGGCCGCGGCCCTCTCCGCACTCGGTGCGCACGCGACGCTGCCCACCACCGCGCTGGGCGACGGCGAGACGGTCTACCTGGTCGGCGGAGGCGACGTGCTGCTCGGGGCCGGGAAGAGCGACGAGGACGCCGTGGTCGGGCACGCCGGGCTGGCCACGCTGGCCGAGCAGACCGCGAGCGCTCTGAAGGCCGCCGGCACCACCTCGGTGACCGTGGCCCTCGACGACGGGCTGTTCGAGGGCTCGCCGATGGCTCCCGGCTGGGCGCAGTCCGACGTGACCAACGGCTACGTCGCCCCGCTCTATTCGGTCGAGATCAGCGCGGGCCGGCTCAAGGAGGGCAACTACGTGCCCCGGTCGAAGGACCCGGGCATGGCGGCGGCCCAGGTGTTCGCCAAGGCACTGGCCCACGAGGGCATCAAGGTCGCGCGCAAGATCCCCCGGGAGGACCCGCCCCAGGCGTCGACCCGCCTCGGGGAGGTGCGCTCGGCGTCCGTCGGCGACCAGGTCGAGTTCACGCTCGACCACAGCGACAACACCGTGGCCGAGGCGCTGGGCCGGCTGGTGGCGATCGAGCGAGGCGAGGGGGCGACCTTCGCCGACACCGGGCCGGCGGTGCTGGCCGAGCTCGCCGAGCACGACGTGGCGGTCGAAGGTGCGACTCTGGCGGACGGGAGCGGGCTTTCAGCTGAGAGCAGAATTCCGGTGCAGACGCTGACGGCGGTGCTGGCCCTGGCGGCCGGTGACGACGGCACGGACCTGCGGCCGATGCTCACCGGCATGCCGATCGCGGGGGTCTCGGGCACGCTCTCCGAGCGCTTCGAGTCGGCGGCCGAGAGCGGGTCGACCGGCCTGGTCCGGGCCAAGACGGGCACGCTCAGCGGGGTCAGTTCGCTGGCCGGGACGCTGGTGGACGCGGACGGGCGCTACCTGGTGTTCGCGGTGATGGCCGATCGGGTGCCGTCCACCGCCGCGGCCCGGGAGGCGCTCGACCGGTTCGCCAACGGCCTGGTCGGGTGCGGCTGCTCGGACTCCTAG
- a CDS encoding zinc-dependent metalloprotease translates to MAADPVVAEPVDTMINWDLAARTAARVGKPGPDVSLAEAQQIVGELRQAALTAHPHVQAVTGLSTTPGEGVYVVDRPGWAKANIAAFRALLAPVMVEVQRRNEERGKPGAGSSAIGSRVTGAEIGALLGILSSRVLGQYDAFASPGRLLLIAPTIVSVERELEVVPEDFRLWVCLHEETHRVQFTASDWLTDHLLTEVRALITELMADPSQVADRFGQLLRGLPEVVRGEGDGRSVLDAVQTPEQRRKLARITAIMSLLEGHADVIMDDVGPQVVPTVATIRQRFTRRRAGRGAIDQVLRRLLGLDAKAKQYADGARFVRGVVNEVGMDGFNAVWSSADALPEPEEISDPKAWVRRVHG, encoded by the coding sequence ATGGCAGCGGATCCGGTGGTGGCTGAACCCGTCGACACGATGATCAACTGGGACCTGGCGGCGCGCACGGCGGCCCGGGTCGGAAAACCCGGGCCCGACGTCAGCCTGGCCGAGGCTCAGCAGATCGTGGGCGAGCTGCGGCAGGCGGCGCTCACGGCGCACCCGCACGTGCAGGCGGTCACCGGGCTCAGCACGACCCCGGGCGAGGGCGTCTACGTGGTCGACCGGCCGGGCTGGGCCAAGGCCAACATCGCGGCCTTCCGGGCCCTGCTGGCGCCGGTGATGGTCGAGGTGCAGCGCCGCAACGAGGAGCGGGGCAAGCCCGGGGCGGGCAGCAGCGCGATCGGCAGCCGGGTCACCGGGGCCGAGATCGGCGCCCTGCTCGGCATCCTCTCCAGCCGGGTGCTGGGGCAGTACGACGCCTTCGCGAGCCCGGGCCGGCTGCTGCTCATCGCCCCCACGATCGTCTCGGTGGAGCGCGAGCTGGAGGTCGTGCCCGAGGACTTCCGGCTCTGGGTGTGCCTGCACGAAGAGACCCACCGGGTGCAGTTCACCGCCTCCGACTGGCTCACCGACCACCTGCTCACCGAGGTCCGTGCGCTGATCACCGAGCTGATGGCCGACCCCTCACAGGTCGCCGACCGGTTCGGCCAGCTGCTGCGCGGTCTGCCCGAGGTGGTGCGCGGCGAGGGCGACGGCCGGTCGGTGCTCGACGCCGTGCAGACCCCCGAGCAGCGCCGCAAGCTGGCCCGGATCACCGCGATCATGTCGCTGCTCGAGGGCCACGCCGACGTGATCATGGACGATGTGGGCCCGCAGGTCGTGCCCACCGTCGCCACCATCCGGCAGCGGTTCACCCGGCGCCGGGCCGGGCGCGGCGCCATCGACCAGGTGCTGCGCCGCCTGCTCGGGCTGGACGCGAAGGCCAAGCAGTACGCCGACGGGGCCCGGTTCGTGCGGGGTGTGGTCAACGAGGTCGGGATGGACGGGTTCAACGCCGTCTGGTCGTCGGCCGACGCGCTGCCCGAGCCCGAGGAGATCAGCGACCCGAAGGCCTGGGTGCGGCGGGTGCATGGATGA